DNA sequence from the Bacteroidota bacterium genome:
TATCAATCGCCCCATTACGCAGTGAAAATTAATAAAGGAAGATAAAATAAAAGCAATGATTAATATTTGCGTTTATCTATTCCTAAATTCAAGCTTACGTAATATGTCCTTCCCGGCATAGCGTATCCGGGCATCAATTGATATTGCTGGTCAAATAAGTTGGATACTTTAAACTGAAGTCCTCCGTCTACGCCCCGGATTTTAAACGTATAACCCGCATATACATTGGAACAGATAAAAGAAGACATACGGTTGTAGATATCGTTATTCTCTGAAGAATAACGCTGGCCAGTGTATCCGGCAGAATAAGCAAGATAAAACTGCCTGTAACTTAAATTCATATAGGCTTTTGCAGTCTGCACAGGTACATAAATGATCTGTTTCCCAATGATTTCGCTTT
Encoded proteins:
- a CDS encoding TonB-dependent receptor, producing SEIIGKQIIYVPVQTAKAYMNLSYRQFYLAYSAGYTGQRYSSENNDIYNRMSSFICSNVYAGYTFKIRGVDGGLQFKVSNLFDQQYQLMPGYAMPGRTYYVSLNLGIDKRKY